The following coding sequences lie in one Arachis stenosperma cultivar V10309 chromosome 5, arast.V10309.gnm1.PFL2, whole genome shotgun sequence genomic window:
- the LOC130982334 gene encoding BTB/POZ domain-containing protein At5g66560-like: MATEKKLSSKGQAWFCTTGLPSDIVVEVDDMNFHLHKFPLMSKSRKLHQLITEQEAKHSSAARPEEAQSEDEEEDQILEQHFQLTFTEFPGGSEAFELAAKFCYGVKIDLSPSNVASLRCAGEFLEMTEEYSEDNLISKTERFLSSSVLNSIKDSITTLKSCERLMPMAEELGIASRCIDSIVSRASSADPALFGWPVNDAGADSIAAASGSASKQAMWNGIETAARRRRNGVIRGGGVTGGGAGGSGSGGYSWFEEISLLGMPLFKQLILAMKEAEMNSEITESCLMHYAKKHIPGVSRSIRKPLPSSSSSSSSLATEAEQKDLLETIVSNLPLEKSSKPSTATRFLFGLLRTANILNASEDCRDVLEKKIGSQLEEATLDDLLIPSYSYLNETLYDVDCVERILGHFLDGIEHRSASEIDGGDSVPRSPALMLVGKLIDGYLSEIASDSNLKASKFYNLAISLPDEARLFDDGLYRAVDVYLKAHPWVSEQEREKICGVLDCRKLTLEACTHAAQNERLPLRAVVQVLFFEQLQLRQAIAGTLMATAEPGRPSVAAAALVERGSFGGVEEAGEGNRVGSDTWRVAVRDNQVLRLDMDSMRTRVHQLERECSSMRKTIEKMGQAGLQEEGVWWDPFALGRKFGCKFKTHVCDSHGPTAIDKGTSRPNQLQPHRPRRE; encoded by the exons CAAGCATG GTTCTGTACAACGGGATTGCCGAGTGATATTGTTGTTGAAGTTGATGACATGAACTTCCATCTTCACAAG ttccCTCTCATGTCAAAAAGTAGGAAGCTCCACCAACTCATAACGGAGCAAGAAGCCAAACATTCCTCTGCCGCAAGGCCCGAAGAAGCGCAATCAGAGGACGAAGAAGAAGATCAAATCTTAGAACAACACTTTCAGTTAACGTTTACAGAGTTCCCCGGCGGTTCCGAGGCCTTTGAATTGGCTGCGAAGTTCTGCTACGGTGTCAAAATCGACTTGTCCCCTTCCAACGTGGCTTCTCTTCGCTGCGCCGGAGAGTTTCTAGAGATGACGGAGGAGTACTCCGAAGACAACCTCATCTCCAAGACAGAAAGGTTCCTCTCTAGCTCCGTTCTCAACAGCATCAAGGACTCCATTACAACGTTGAAATCCTGCGAGCGTTTAATGCCTATGGCAGAGGAATTAGGCATCGCGAGCAGGTGTATTGATTCCATCGTCTCCAGAGCCTCTTCGGCTGATCCGGCATTGTTCGGCTGGCCGGTGAACGATGCCGGAGCCGACAGCATAGCCGCGGCTAGTGGCTCTGCGTCAAAGCAGGCCATGTGGAATGGAATTGAAactgcagcaagaagaagaagaaatggcgTGATTAGAGGAGGAGGAGTCACCGGTGGTGGTGCTGGCGGCAGCGGCAGTGGTGGATATTCATGGTTTGAGGAGATCTCGCTTCTAGGTATGCCTCTCTTCAAGCAACTGATTCTCGCAATGAAGGAGGCTGAGATGAATTCAGAGATAACGGAGAGCTGCCTCATGCATTACGCAAAGAAACACATTCCCGGCGTTTCAAGGTCTATCCGGAAACCATTGCCATCGTCTTCGTCTTCCTCTTCGTCGTTAGCTACCGAAGCAGAACAGAAAGATCTGCTAGAGACTATAGTCTCAAACCTTCCGCTCGAGAAGAGTTCTAAGCCTTCAACCGCCACGAGGTTCCTTTTCGGTCTGTTACGAACCGCCAACATTCTTAATGCTTCGGAAGATTGCAGAGACGTATTGGAAAAGAAGATAGGATCACAGCTCGAAGAAGCCACGCTCGACGACCTTCTCATTCCCAGCTACTCCTACCTCAACGAAACGCTATACGACGTGGATTGCGTAGAGAGGATTCTAGGGCACTTCTTGGACGGTATCGAACACCGAAGCGCTTCGGAAATCGATGGAGGCGACAGCGTTCCTAGATCACCGGCGCTCATGCTCGTAGGAAAACTCATTGACGGCTATCTTTCCGAGATCGCTTCCGATTCGAATCTCAAGGCCTCAAAATTCTACAACCTTGCAATCTCGCTTCCCGACGAAGCGAGACTCTTCGACGACGGTCTCTACCGTGCCGTTGACGTCTATCTAAAG GCGCATCCGTGGGTTTCGGAACAGGAGAGAGAGAAGATTTGCGGAGTGCTGGACTGTCGGAAGCTGACTCTAGAGGCATGCACGCACGCCGCGCAGAACGAGAGGCTTCCGCTGCGAGCGGTGGTTCAGGTTCTCTTCTTCGAGCAGCTCCAGCTGCGGCAAGCAATCGCCGGCACTCTGATGGCGACGGCGGAGCCAGGGAGGCCCTCGGTGGCGGCCGCCGCATTGGTGGAGAGAGGTAGTTTTGGTGGGGTGGAAGAAGCAGGTGAGGGAAATCGTGTGGGGAGTGACACGTGGCGCGTGGCTGTGAGGGACAATCAGGTGCTGCGCTTGGACATGGATAGCATGCGGACGCGAGTGCATCAGCTGGAGCGCGAGTGTTCCTCCATGAGAAAGACGATCGAGAAGATGGGCCAGGCCGGCCTACAGGAAGAGGGGGTCTGGTGGGACCCGTTTGCCCTGGGAAGGAAATTTGGTTGTAAATTCAAGACTCATGTTTGTGACTCGCATGGGCCGACGGCTATTGACAAGGGCACGAGTAGGCCCAACCAGCTGCAGCCCCACCGTCCTCGTCGTGAATAA